From the genome of bacterium, one region includes:
- a CDS encoding ribosome silencing factor has protein sequence RSSLVLMDFVDVVVHLFRPEALEFYSLEKLWADAVTFRIEDSVEEKS, from the coding sequence CCGCTCCAGCTTGGTGTTGATGGATTTTGTCGATGTGGTTGTGCATCTGTTCCGTCCCGAAGCGCTCGAATTTTATTCGCTGGAAAAACTATGGGCCGATGCCGTCACCTTCCGGATAGAGGACTCTGTTGAGGAAAAATCATGA